The following are encoded together in the Streptomyces asoensis genome:
- a CDS encoding Clp protease N-terminal domain-containing protein, with product MTNPRPGTTASVRLDDLIDAIKKVHHEPLDQLQDAVIAADHLGDVADHLIGHFVDQARRSGASWTDIGRSMGVTRQAAQKRFVPKESADLDASQGFSRYTPRARSVVMAAHSASKAAGNAEGLPAHLVLGLLAEPEALAAKAIADQGVSLEAVREAATAVLPPAVEDAPELVPYGTDAKKILELTFREALRLGHNYIGTEHILLALLEFENGEGVLSGLGIDKPGTERYVAKALAVIANQLGQEQAPGQEEAPGRE from the coding sequence ATGACGAATCCACGACCGGGGACCACCGCGTCCGTCCGTCTCGACGACCTCATCGACGCCATCAAGAAGGTCCACCACGAGCCGCTGGACCAGCTCCAGGACGCCGTCATCGCCGCCGACCACCTGGGTGACGTGGCGGACCACCTCATCGGCCACTTCGTCGACCAGGCCCGTCGATCCGGCGCCTCCTGGACCGACATCGGCCGGAGCATGGGCGTCACCCGGCAGGCCGCCCAGAAGCGGTTCGTGCCGAAGGAGTCCGCCGACCTCGACGCCAGTCAGGGCTTCAGCCGCTACACCCCCCGCGCGCGCAGCGTCGTCATGGCCGCCCACAGCGCGTCCAAGGCCGCGGGCAACGCCGAGGGCCTGCCCGCGCACCTGGTCCTCGGGCTCCTCGCCGAGCCGGAGGCCCTCGCCGCGAAGGCCATCGCGGACCAGGGCGTCTCCCTCGAAGCGGTCCGCGAGGCCGCGACCGCGGTACTCCCCCCGGCCGTCGAGGACGCGCCGGAGCTCGTCCCGTACGGCACGGACGCGAAGAAGATCCTGGAGCTCACCTTCCGCGAGGCGCTCCGCCTCGGCCACAACTACATCGGCACGGAGCACATCCTGCTGGCGCTGCTGGAGTTCGAGAACGGCGAGGGCGTCCTCAGCGGCCTCGGCATCGACAAGCCCGGCACCGAGCGGTACGTGGCGAAGGCCCTGGCCGTGATCGCGAACCAGCTGGGACAGGAACAGGCCCCCGGCCAGGAGGAAGCACCGGGGCGGGAGTAG
- a CDS encoding DUF2786 domain-containing protein has translation MSSTDHGTGPGTGHGHSTPGDGPAGTVERALRAALYDAADSALDTGASLLAADPAADAELARRGAEFVAAAWRRGWQPADLVRWVRRELDDVHVGLVTALITAQARDDRARGRRWAAQLAELAGDSGDRPAGDRFSQATALLELYRLLLRLPALEPLREEEPHREARPGAHSRMLTRIRALLAKAEATGFPQEAEALTAKAQELMARHSLDEALLDAQGPDPDAPGACRIGVEPPYEQAKAVLLDAVAGANHCRAVWNETFAFSTVVGFEADLEAVELLYTSLLVQAQSAMAKAEAAQRAGGRRRTKTFRQSFLAAYAHRIGTRLGEVTAAAETEATDALLPVLASREVAVTAATDRMFPQTVSTRLRGVTDEAGWTEGAEAADRARMRSRPPLP, from the coding sequence GTGAGCAGCACCGACCACGGCACCGGCCCAGGCACCGGCCACGGCCACAGCACCCCCGGCGACGGCCCCGCCGGTACCGTCGAGCGCGCCTTGCGGGCCGCGCTCTACGACGCCGCCGACAGCGCACTCGACACCGGCGCGTCACTCCTCGCCGCGGACCCGGCCGCCGACGCCGAACTGGCCCGGCGCGGAGCGGAGTTCGTGGCCGCTGCCTGGCGGCGCGGCTGGCAGCCCGCCGACCTCGTACGGTGGGTGCGGCGCGAACTGGACGACGTCCACGTGGGCCTCGTGACGGCGCTGATCACCGCCCAGGCGCGCGACGACCGGGCACGCGGCCGGCGCTGGGCGGCCCAGCTCGCGGAGCTGGCCGGCGACAGCGGGGACCGGCCCGCCGGCGACCGCTTCTCGCAGGCCACCGCCCTGCTCGAGCTCTACCGGCTGCTGCTGCGGCTGCCGGCCCTCGAACCCCTGCGGGAGGAGGAGCCGCACCGCGAGGCCCGGCCGGGCGCCCACTCCCGCATGCTCACCCGCATCCGCGCGCTGCTCGCCAAGGCCGAGGCGACCGGGTTCCCGCAGGAGGCGGAGGCCCTGACCGCGAAGGCCCAGGAACTGATGGCCCGGCACAGCCTCGACGAGGCGCTGCTCGACGCCCAGGGGCCCGACCCGGACGCGCCCGGTGCCTGCCGGATCGGCGTCGAGCCGCCGTACGAGCAGGCCAAGGCGGTCCTTCTGGACGCCGTCGCCGGCGCCAACCACTGCCGGGCGGTGTGGAACGAGACCTTCGCCTTCTCCACCGTCGTCGGCTTCGAGGCGGACCTGGAGGCGGTGGAACTGCTCTACACGTCGCTGCTGGTGCAGGCGCAGTCCGCCATGGCGAAGGCCGAGGCGGCCCAGCGGGCCGGCGGCCGCCGACGGACCAAGACCTTCCGGCAGTCCTTCCTCGCCGCCTACGCCCACCGCATCGGCACCCGGCTCGGTGAGGTCACCGCCGCCGCCGAGACCGAGGCGACCGACGCCCTGCTGCCGGTGCTCGCCTCCCGCGAGGTCGCGGTCACCGCCGCCACGGACCGGATGTTCCCGCAGACGGTCTCCACCCGGCTGCGCGGGGTCACCGACGAGGCGGGCTGGACCGAGGGCGCCGAAGCGGCCGACCGGGCCCGGATGCGGTCCCGGCCCCCGCTGCCGTGA
- a CDS encoding DUF4232 domain-containing protein — MRAVPLTVTALAAALLLTACGGGDDSGSGDESKGAGTTASAGGPCAAADLGQEVAANAAPSAGDSGNVTVTLTNKGAECTLDGFPTVELAADGTSAKVAEDEAAEAQKLTLAAQGTATFTITYVRAAEGGDKGLAVKTVKFGLPGASADQSFPWSYGDVSLKSEKVPDATVSAFQSAGD, encoded by the coding sequence ATGCGCGCTGTTCCCCTCACCGTCACCGCTCTCGCCGCGGCCCTGCTCCTCACCGCCTGCGGCGGCGGGGACGACAGCGGCTCCGGCGACGAGAGCAAGGGCGCCGGCACCACCGCCTCCGCGGGCGGCCCCTGTGCCGCCGCCGACCTCGGCCAGGAGGTCGCCGCCAACGCCGCGCCCTCCGCCGGCGACAGCGGCAACGTCACCGTCACGCTCACCAACAAGGGCGCGGAGTGCACCCTCGACGGTTTCCCCACCGTCGAGCTGGCCGCCGACGGCACCTCCGCGAAGGTGGCCGAGGACGAGGCCGCCGAGGCGCAGAAGCTGACGCTCGCCGCGCAGGGCACCGCCACCTTCACGATCACCTACGTGCGGGCCGCGGAAGGCGGTGACAAGGGCCTCGCCGTCAAGACGGTGAAGTTCGGCCTGCCGGGCGCTTCCGCCGACCAGAGCTTCCCCTGGTCGTACGGCGATGTCAGCCTCAAGAGCGAGAAGGTGCCGGACGCGACGGTCAGCGCGTTCCAGTCGGCGGGCGACTGA
- the rpsN gene encoding 30S ribosomal protein S14: protein MAKKSKIAKNDRRREVVARYAARRAELKEIIRRPSSTAAEREAARRELSGQPRDASATRVRNRDQVDGRPRGYFRTFGLSRVSLREQAHAGHLPGVRKSSW, encoded by the coding sequence ATGGCGAAGAAGAGCAAGATCGCGAAGAACGACCGGCGGCGGGAGGTCGTCGCCCGGTACGCGGCACGGCGGGCCGAGCTGAAGGAGATCATCCGGCGCCCGTCGTCGACCGCGGCCGAACGGGAAGCGGCGCGGCGCGAATTGAGCGGTCAGCCGCGGGATGCGAGCGCCACGCGCGTGCGCAACCGGGACCAGGTGGACGGGCGGCCGCGCGGGTATTTCCGGACGTTCGGGCTGTCCCGGGTGAGCCTGCGGGAACAGGCCCACGCCGGGCACCTGCCGGGGGTGCGGAAGTCCTCCTGGTAG
- the rpmB gene encoding 50S ribosomal protein L28: protein MSAHCMLTGAQPGFGNRISRSHRRTSRRFDPNIQSRRYWLPSENRHVRLRLSTKGIRTVDAIGVEAAVTRIRARGVRV from the coding sequence GTGTCCGCGCACTGCATGCTGACCGGCGCCCAGCCGGGCTTCGGCAACCGCATCTCCCGTTCCCACCGGCGCACTTCGCGCCGCTTCGACCCGAACATCCAGTCCCGGCGCTACTGGCTGCCGAGCGAGAACCGCCACGTACGGCTGCGGCTGAGCACCAAGGGGATCAGGACCGTCGACGCGATCGGCGTCGAGGCGGCCGTGACGCGCATCCGCGCGCGGGGGGTGCGGGTCTGA
- the rpmG gene encoding 50S ribosomal protein L33, translated as MARNELRPVIKLRSTVGTGYTYVTRKNRRNDPDRLTLRKYDPVVGRHVDFREER; from the coding sequence ATGGCACGCAACGAACTCCGCCCGGTCATCAAGCTCCGGTCCACGGTGGGGACGGGCTACACCTACGTGACCCGCAAGAACCGCCGCAACGACCCCGATCGCCTGACCCTGCGCAAGTACGACCCCGTCGTCGGCCGTCACGTCGACTTCCGAGAGGAGCGCTGA
- a CDS encoding type B 50S ribosomal protein L31: protein MRKDIHPAYGPVVFRDRAANHAFLTRSTLSATAGGRTVEWEDGNTYPVVDVETSDVSHPFYTGTARVLDTAGRVERFERRYGKRGGE, encoded by the coding sequence ATGCGCAAGGACATCCACCCGGCCTACGGTCCCGTCGTCTTCCGCGACCGTGCCGCGAACCACGCCTTCCTCACCCGCTCGACGCTGTCCGCCACGGCGGGCGGCAGGACCGTCGAGTGGGAGGACGGCAACACCTACCCCGTCGTCGACGTCGAGACGTCCGACGTCAGTCACCCCTTCTACACGGGCACCGCCCGCGTCCTGGACACCGCGGGCCGGGTCGAGCGCTTCGAGCGCCGCTACGGGAAGCGGGGCGGGGAGTGA
- the rpsR gene encoding 30S ribosomal protein S18, with protein sequence MPRKTERRPAAARPDPLDRAGITYIDYKDTDLLRRFLSDRGKIRSRRVTRVSARQQRLLARAVKNAREMALLPTAPTPR encoded by the coding sequence ATGCCCCGTAAGACCGAGCGCAGGCCTGCCGCGGCCCGCCCCGACCCCCTCGACCGCGCCGGGATCACGTACATCGACTACAAGGACACCGACCTGCTCCGGCGGTTCCTCTCCGACCGGGGCAAGATCCGCAGCCGCCGGGTCACCCGCGTCTCCGCCCGGCAGCAACGCCTCCTGGCCCGGGCGGTCAAGAACGCCCGGGAAATGGCCCTCCTCCCGACGGCCCCCACCCCCCGCTGA
- a CDS encoding DUF397 domain-containing protein translates to MTATQLYGVAWQKSRHSNSQGSCVEFARLPGGDVAVRNSRFPDGPALVYTRAEIEAMLLGIKDGEFDHLIAS, encoded by the coding sequence ATGACGGCCACACAGCTGTACGGGGTTGCCTGGCAGAAGAGCCGGCACAGCAACTCGCAGGGTTCCTGCGTGGAGTTCGCGCGGCTGCCGGGCGGTGACGTGGCGGTGCGCAACTCGCGCTTCCCGGACGGTCCGGCGCTCGTCTACACCCGCGCGGAGATCGAGGCGATGCTGCTCGGCATCAAGGACGGCGAGTTCGACCACCTGATCGCGAGCTGA
- a CDS encoding ATP-binding protein, translating to MGTNGSTMLEPLRQGLPPLDPAAVSNAASCALPARFEAVREARQFTRRTLGQWDVGDRFDDICLVVSELVTNALRHGVSSDDVPHPSDRQHPPVRLHLMRWTERLVCAVRDPSRESPLPRESEDFSAESGRGLFLVDSFADSWGWHPLSGSLGGKVVWALFRLHTPAE from the coding sequence ATGGGGACGAATGGATCGACCATGCTCGAGCCGTTACGGCAGGGCCTTCCGCCGCTTGATCCCGCGGCCGTGTCCAACGCCGCCTCGTGCGCTCTGCCCGCCCGCTTCGAAGCGGTGCGCGAGGCACGGCAGTTCACCAGGAGAACCCTCGGCCAGTGGGACGTCGGCGACCGTTTCGACGACATCTGTCTGGTCGTGTCGGAGCTGGTGACCAACGCGCTCAGACACGGGGTGTCCTCCGACGACGTCCCGCACCCCTCGGACCGGCAGCATCCGCCCGTGCGCCTGCACCTGATGCGCTGGACCGAACGGCTCGTGTGCGCCGTACGCGACCCCAGCCGGGAGAGTCCGCTGCCGCGCGAGAGCGAGGACTTCTCGGCGGAGTCGGGCCGCGGCCTGTTCCTCGTCGACTCCTTCGCCGACAGCTGGGGCTGGCACCCGCTGTCCGGAAGCCTCGGCGGCAAGGTCGTGTGGGCGCTCTTCCGGCTGCACACCCCTGCCGAGTGA